The region ATCCATTATTTTCCTTGAGGAGCCGTATTTAGAAAAGTTATACTTTTTCCACCCGAAGTTGTCAAGAGTTTTATCACCTACCCTCTGAGAAGAGATTTTCCCTAATTCAATAACTTTTGAGTAAGAAAAATCAGCAAACTATTGCTGATTTTTTTGTTGTTCCTGCTGTTCCTTTTCAAGTAACTTAATTATATGTTGTCGCTCTTCGTTACTCAAACTTATTTTTTTAGTTGACTTAGGACAACGTAGGCAGATGCGGCTTCCGCTCTCTTGCCTTTATCTTTTTTGTATGCGCCATCTGTAAAGATAGTATAGTTATCGACATCCTGAATGCTGCTGGTCATAATAGCTCCTTCCATAGTAACTACAACAGTCCATTTTAAACAACTATAGCTACAAAAGATATACCCTCATCATATCAGAGGGTATATCTTCGTCTTATCATAGATTTGTCTTTATTATACCTTATATTAGGAAAAAGGAAAGAGTACCATAGGTGTTGCTGCACTTCACACATAACGGTTCTTTCTATGAATAGTGAGATGTAGCTATTCTTCTATAGATCATCCCTGTTACCAACAAAAAAGTCCTACCAATAGGTTGTTTGGTAGGACTCATCCCAAAGGGGAACTTCTTTTTAAGAGCGCACCCCTCTGCCCTCTTACATAATAAGCGCTGTAGCAAGTATCAACCCTTGCTAAAGGTTAACGATTAGGAAAACATCCATAACTCCTCTTTGTGCTTTTTAGGCTTATCGCCGAGGAACAGTTTTTAAGCTCTGCCAAGCCATGCGATGCGCTTCTACCGCAAGCTCTGATGAGTTAGTACATCAATTATATCAAGAATTTAACCAAGTGTCAGTTCATAGCCCTGTAGTGAGTCACATGAATTAGTTCACTCTTCATTATTGTTTCTAAAACCAAAGAGAGGATCATCGTCCAAAAATGGGTTATCATCAATTTCATCTGAAATAGAAACAACGGAGTGAGAATTGCTTTCGTCTACTTTTTCAGCTAGTGAGGTTACTGCAGCTAGTATATCAGCAACCTTCTTGTCTACAACGTTCTCCAAGCCCTCTATTTTGAGCATAGCGTTCTTTAATTCAGCCTGCAATAGATTTGTATTCTCTTTTTCTTTGCTGCTCTCTATGCGCTCACCAATGGCTTCTAGTGCGTCCTTTTTCTCACTGGACATTTGTTTGTCCACTACGATACTATCAAGTGTTAAATCACTTGGTTTTCGTGTAATGCCATCCAAGGCCCTTATGGGCTTATTCTGTACAATAAATAGATATGTGTTGACATTAAAGAACGGTTGCTCAAATATCACAGCTTCCATTAGCTTTTGATAAAATGCTTGGTTCTCTTCGTCTAATAAGTACAGGATAGGAAGAATAGTGTTGCTATAGACAATAGAAGTCGAGTTCAAAAGAATAATAATATCATCTCTTCTGAAAAGGTCGATACCAGATTTCTCAAAAATCTTCACGGTTGTCAAACAGTGAACATCATACAACATTTTAAAGCGCAGGAGTTCCTCTGGAGAAAAGTGGCCTATTTCATCGAGAATAAAGAGAACAGAGTATCCTCTTTCATGTGCCTTTGCAACAAAATCTGCTTTACTAGTGACAACGACATTAGTCGACGCAGCAGTTTGGTTACCACCTAGCCAGCTTATATTTCTTTGTGTCTTCCCTAGTTCACGGATTTCAATTGGAACATTGGCGGTGTCTGGTATGTAGATAATTACTTTGTTTGAGGTATTTTCTTTAGTTAAACTGTAAAGTTTTCGGTAGAATGGTGAATTTGTAGTCTCTGGTCGAATATACCCCTCTACATAAAGATTAAGTTTAGTCATTTACTGGAGTTTCCATTTCTTTTTCTTCTAAAAACACATTATTGATGTTAAAACGAGTTGTTTTTAATTCATGGTTGCCGTCCTCTTTTAATTTAAGAACTTTTAAGGCTGATAGAATATTGTTGGTACTAGCTTCTTTGAGGTCAAGAAATAGAATATTATCTAAACCATCATAGCTATCATTGACACGGTATTTATCATTTATTGCTTGAATTTGCTCTATTGAATCAACGATGATGAGTAACAAGTGTTTATCGCCGTTTTCATCAAAGCCATTTTTTAGGTGTCCAAAGTGACGAAAAACATCCCAAAGGTTATCCATGTCACTGTGCTCTCCGCTCATGGTAACAAACGGATAAAGGTCAAAACAGGCTATTTTACCATTCTTTCCTCTAACTTGGAACTGACCGTTAAATCTCAGCTCTGGAACATACATCGTCTTTTCAACGATACGTGGCTTTGCAGCTCCTTTATTTTTGGCAATGGATTGAGCATATTGCTGTGCTTGGTCGTTTAGTGTTTTATTTTTTTGTTGAGTGGCTTTCTTATTTGGTAGCTCGAAGGAAACCTTATAATCAAAACGCTTCATATAGTGAAACGGAACGTATTTAACAAAGTCGTCTTTTAATCTGAAATTGAGGTATGCGTCTACTATCTTCCAACAACGAATAGGAGTAAATCGATCCTTTTCTTTGAGGATTTCTCTCCACTTATAAGCAAACTCACGACTGATGAGGTTCATAATCATGAGATAGGTAGTTCCATTGCTATAAATAGAAAAGGCTTCACCGGTCAAATTCTCTGCTCGTTCTCCTTCAATATGGGGATCACGTTTAAACTTCCATCTATCCACCAAATAGTATTTGTGTAGCCTATCAAGTGAGTTACTAACCTGTTTTGTAGTTGCCCCTGTCTCCCTTACAATCTGTAGGAACTGTACGTTTCTAAACGTGGCAATAAATAGCAAGATTTGTCTATCTAGGTCACTAAGTAACTGGTCTATGATGATATAATCGTTTTCTGTGTAGTAATCAATAATTACCTTATGTGACTTTGCCCCTTTTTTTATTTCATGGTTGTTAATCATCAAATTGCCATTGTTTTCGTCTAACTCCAAACGAGATGATTTATGATGGGCAACATTTTCAATGTTTTCATTGTTTAAAGTCACAAAAAAAGGGAAATGATTTACTGGCGGCACATGAATTAGCTCGAAATCATCATAATACGATTGTGAAAAACGAGAAACAGCAGGCGATACTAGCTGCTGTGTTTGTTTATCAGTAAATACACCTAGTTTTTTTAAAGATTTTCCGGTAAAGTTAGACAGGTAGTCTCCTTTAGAGTTCTGGTTCTTATTGTTTGCCTTTAGTTCGACAACTTTTTTAGGGCTTAGATTTTCCTTTAAGTTCTTAAAAGTTGTCCATAGGTTATTTTTCTCTTTTACCATGTTACCCCTCCGTCTAAGTCTTGAGTTATCCTTCAAAGGTAATTTGTGGGTTATTCTTTATAAAATCAATGAGGAGCTGATAAAATAAAGCACTCATTGTAAGTTTCATCGATCTTGCTTTAGTAGCAAAGTCCTTGTGGAGTTCTTCTTCTACGAGACATACAATTTTGACCTCTTTCCCTCTGCTGCGCTGCCCTAGGTCAATAGTAACCGAAAAACTTCTCTGACCTTTTAAATAATTGACTACAATATAGTAAAGCAACTGTTTTCTACTTAGTTTTGCTCGTTTAGCCATTTTATCAAGTTCAGCTGCACATTTGCCATCTACTGTACATGAGATTTGTTTTGTCATATTTAGTTAATCCTTACTTTCTTCGATTTGTCTTTGTTCTCTGTACTGATACTTTTCATTATATCAGAAAACCTGGAAATGAAAACAGTACCATAGTTGTATAGGAAATACATCAGCATGACACTAAAATTGACATTTTAGTGTAAAAAATATGATACAAAAAGAGTACCGAAAACGCAGAATATCGATACTCTCAAACAAATATTTTTATGAAAAGAAAAAGTTTTTAGGATTGACTATATGATAGTTCATAGCCCTAAAAGTTTTCTTAACAGTGCTATCTTTGTTTTCTTGTTTGCCATTTGTCTCAAAAATGGTATAATGATTATAGAAAAAGAGCTGAGCGGCTAACTCAGCTCCACGTAGAACCGTTGAAGACGGCAGCAAAGTTTATTGTTATTAAAAATAACCGCTACTCCGCTAAAGTTAGACGATTATTTTTTTGTCATGTTGATAAGTTCAAGTATGAGCTTTCTTTCAGAAAACAAGAGCCACCGTCTTAACTTTTCTACATAGTCTATTATACCATATACAAAACAAAAAACTTTCTACCTAAAAAGTAGAAAGTTTTTTAGTAGAGAGGTGTTATACCAAAGAACACCATCAATATTTTGTAAACTACGACAACTCCAAGTGGGAATGCTAGAAATTTGTTAAAATGTCTACAATAATATTTTGTATTTGCTATTCATCTGCTAAATGGTATAATAGAAGTAGAAAAGGAGTTGAGCAGCAACTCAACTCCATGTAGAACCGTTTAAGACGGTGACAAGTAGGGCAAGAAATAATCCGTCCACCGGTCAAAGTTAGGACGGATTATTTTTGTCTATCAAGCATAATTAAAGCAATAACAAGTGTTAGTAAGCTGATGATGAAACCACCAAAAGCGAACATAACCTGCAGTGCTTCAGCGACTGACAAATTAGGTCTCCTCCTCTCCTTTAGATTTTGATGTATTGCCCACAGGCATCACCTCACTTTCGGAAAACAAGAGCCACCGTCTTAACTTTTCTACAGATTTTATTATACCATATACAGAGCAAAAAAACTTTCTATTTAAAAATAGAAAGTTTTTTTTAATAAAGGGGTGTAACACCCAAAAACACCATCAATAATTTGTAAGCTATGACAAGCCCTAGTGGAAATGCTAAAAAATTGGTGAAAAACCACCATGATAATCTAGCGGATTCTTTTATTGATTTCATACACCTACTCCTCTTCACTATAGGACAAGATAACATCAAATAATTTTATAGGACGTTTACCATTTAAAGCAAAATCAATCGTGATGTCCATATTACCGTTAGTGTTTGGTGTTGTTTTTACGTGGTAAGCAAAAACCTTATCATCCTCTTGATATTTATCCTTAAAAGTTTTGATGATAGATCTGATAGCAATTTTTTCTACCTTATCCTGCTCAGCTAGAATACGATTGTTTTGGTTATCGTACTCGAAGGGTTCAAAGTCAAGTTCCTGTGAATTGTCCACTGCTATACGATAAGCGATTTTGTTGAAATACTTATCATAAGCCAATAACAAAAAGTAAACTAGCGTTAAGAATGATACAGTGTCTACCAATATTGAAAGATCTTCACTACTCCAACCAGTAAGGTTGATAACTAACAATAATGACATGATGGGTTTTACCGCAGTCGTCTCTATAGAAAACCATGACGTAAAGTTTAATAGTATGAGAATACCGACATATCCTATAGTGCACCAGATTGCTATTGTTTTCAACGTTCCGTGGTTAATTCCTGTTTGAAAAGCTAGCCAAGTGATAATGATAGCTAGTAGCATAATACCAGCTAGTGTTCTGATAAATCCTATAGGTTGACGTGTTTTAGCTAATAGTTCTAACATAGGCAGTTGCCCCCTTTATTTTGCTTTAACAGACGCTTTAACTTTACGGCTGCCACGTCCTTTTTTAGAACTAACTTCAGCTTGTTTCATGCTGTCAGAGATGATTTCTTTGTAACTACGGATGGTTTCTATGTGCTCATCGTTTTCAATAGTTTCAGAGGTTCTAGCTGGCTCTCCAATCTCATCAAGATCATCATTATCTTCGGATTGGATATCTATTTCTGATTCTTCTGACGACATTTCTTCGTTCTCTTCGTTGTTATCCTCTTTAAGGTAGCTATCTAACCATTTATCATAGTCTCCATAGATTTTGACAGCTTCAATTTCTGGTAGACGAAACTCTGCAGCAGCATAAATTTTCATGCTATTAGGAAGGTCTCCTACGCTATCCTCGTCAAATAGAGTAGCGTTTTCAAAGTTTTCAAAAGCAATATTAAAGTCAACTTCTTTGACCTTAGTATTTGGGTTGATAGAGCTTCGTTTTTCTAGTTGCAAGAACTCTTCTTCATGTGTTCCGTTAATGACATTGACTGGTTGTTTCATATTGATGTAGAACTTACCAGTATCTCCAAGGATGAAGTCCTCGCTTATTACGGATTCCATAAAGTTCTTGATCTCGTTATCATCTTTAAATGTTAACTCATCATTAGCTTGCGCCAAGGTAGCTAACTTATCGCTATAATGTTCTATAGACTTATTTTTTAAGAAAGCAAAATGGTCTGGTTTAAGTAAAATTGTCATAGATTTTTCTCCTTATTTTCCCCTTCGTTTTTAACATAAAGATGTTTAATTGATATACTATTATTGTAACCCCAAAGTACATTTTTGGATAGACTACCATAGACTATCTAAAGTATCATTCAAGTCATAAATATATACGCTGATATGTCATTTTAGATACTTCTATTATATCATCGGACACCTCTATGCTCCAAAGCGACTGGACGATACTATCCTACGAACTTTACCTTGTTTATCGACAACTCATTCTACAACTAAAGTAGTGTTATTTCTTGTCTGCTATGTTTTGCAAAGCAAAAAGACACTGCCATCAGGTAGTGCCTTTTTAGTAAGACTTTTTTGATTACGATAATGATTTTAATCATCGAAACCAACATAAGTTATTAAATCATTCTCTTGAATAGTATCGGCAAAATTCATTACTGGTAACGTATATGCAGGAAATTGATTTCCTAGGCTAGTAATTGTAGATACATACGAACGAAGATATGGATATAGAATTGCGACAGCATTTTTTCCTAGGAAATTCTTTAAATCACTATCTGCGTTAAAGTCCTTTGCCTTGTAGCTAAAAATTCCTCTAATGGAAACGTTGCAGATGAAAGGGACTTTTGTCTTATCTGTATTTTCTAAATCACCCAAATTTAAGTTGATAATGACATATGCTTTCTCTTCAATTTTATCTATACCAACTTCTGCGCCAAAAGATACAGGCATATTCAATTTATCATTTGAGTATTCAAAAGCATCGTTTACACAATAGTAAGATTTGTCGATTACATAATTTATAAATTCTATTACAGCCACTATGCTACCTGCCCTCCAGTTAAGTTATAATTAACAGATTTAGGAATATAACTTGAATACCCACTTCCTTTAAGCGTAGTATTATTAGCATTCTTTCCAAAAACTTTATAATCAAAAGTATACTCTTTATTTTTAACGGTTTGGTTTTCAATTGATGCTTTTGCATGTGCTTTAATAATATCGGCAATCTGATCTATTGCTTCTTGTGGAAACCAAGAGTCAACATCGAGGACTGAGTCGTCTAAGATAATTTCATTGTATGCCATTATTTTACCTCCTTGGTTTCTTCCCAGTTAATTAGTTCCATATTTCTCAAGCAAAGTTCTCTTCCGTTTGGAAAGCTTGACAATGTGTTTCTTGAAGAATAAAACGGTGTGTAGGTATCTTTTATAACAATATCGACTTTATTCTCTAAGAAATGCTGAACAAGATACTCTATGAATATACCGTCAATGTTTGCCCTATCCAGAATTTTTCCTTCTTTAAACGTTGTTAGTCTTTGTTCGACTCTTTGAACTAATTTATCACGAATTTCGCTAAACTTTTCAGCATTCTCAGGTTTGTTAAGGTCTAAAGGAAAAATATCACTTTCATCAATATCGAATAGAATAAGTGAAACTTTATTATCTTCATTCCTCCATCTATGTGCATATAGCTTGGCACATTGTTTACCATCAAACTTTGGTTTGTCACTATCTAGAAATAGATACAGTCCTTGTCCTAAGTCGTTTGGTAACCGCTGTCCTGAAGGAATTACAAAATCAGCTGTAATTTTGAAAGGAGTGACAATTACTTTTTGGTTATTAAGAATATCTTCTGCATTCTGTGGCGTTGTGCCATGATAACCTTTCAAAATTTTCTCCTTACTAATCTTACACAAAATATGATAAGTGTACTTATATGTACACATGTAAGTATTTTTGTATGTACTCTTATATTTTATTATTTTTCTAGTGAGATGTCAAAACAGAATTATAGAAAAATCAAAAAACTTGATAAAACAAAAAGGGAACTTCCGTTAAGATGTCCCTTTTGTCATAATTTAGATTATGTAAACAATTTACTCAGCTTTACGTTTCTTAGTGCCTGCTAAACCAAGAGTAAGTAACATCATACCAATTGCAATAGATACTACAGAGCCATCACCATCGTTTGTAGATGGTAGGTATTGTTTACTTCCTGCAGCACTCTTACTTGCCCATGATGTAGCGTTAGTGCTTACTGGTACTTGCACACTTGCTCCGTTTTGAGTTTTCTTAGTAGCTGTAGTTGTCACACCTGTTGTTTGGATGTTACTTTGCTTAGTTGCATTGCCATCAACATAGCCTGTTACAACTCCGTTTTCATCGATTACAGGTACTGGGTTGCCACCATTAGCTTTAATCATTTCAAGGTCGTTCTTGATTTTTTCAAGACGTTGGGCTTCTGCTTGTGCTTCAAGGTAAGCCTTGTAAGCAGATACGATTTTAGTATTTTTTGCAGTGATGTCAGACTGTTTGGCTTTAAGAGCTTCGAGTTTAGCAACTTCTTCTTCAAGAGCTTTCTTAGAAGTTTCAAGTTTAGCTTGCGCTTCAGCTAGTTTAGCTTTAGCGTCAGCAAGAAGAGCTGGAGCGTTCTTAAGGTCGCTAAGTGTTTGTTTAGCTTCAGCAAGGTTGTTTTGAGCTGTTGCTACACCTGCTTTAGCAGTTTCAACGTAAGCTGTGGCAGTTGCGAGTTCTGCTTTAAGAGTATCAAGTTTAACGAGAGCTTCATCAAGAACTTTTTGTGCTTTAGCTTGACTTTCTTGTTTATCTGCAAGGTTCGCTTTAGCTGCTTCAAGAGCTTGTTGTTTCGTCTTAACATCAGCGGTCAAGTTAGCGAGGGCTTGGTTAGCTTGTTTAAGGGTTTCTAAGTCTGCAGCCAATTTTGCTTGTGCGTTAGCAAGAGCAGTTTGGGCACTAGGTAGAAGTTCTTGAGAGCTTTCAAGACTAGCTAGATTAGCTTTAGCGGTTATAAGATTGTTTTGTGCTGTTGTTGCATTTGCTTGAGCAGTAGCTAGTTTAGATTTAGCGTCAGCAAGTTCGTTTTCAGCTTGTTCTTGCGCTGCTTGTTTTTGAGTTAGTGTAGCCCTGGCAGCTGTTAAAGCTGCTTGCTTAGTCTTAACATCAGCGGTCAAGTTAGCAAGCGCTTGGTTAGTACTTGCAAGAGCTTTTAGGTCAGTAGCCAATTGCGCTTTAGCTTCATCAAGTTTAGCTTGAGCAGTTGGTGTTTGTTCTGGGGTAGCTTTAGCAGCTGCAAGCGATGTTTGAGCACTTGTGAGGGTTGCGACTGCATTATCGTAGTCTGTTTGCGCTTCACGAAGTGCAGTTTGCGCTTGGTTATTAGCTAGAGTTGCTGACGTAAGTTGAGATTGCTCTGTTACTAATGTTGACTTAGCAGTAGCTAGCTCAGCTTTTAGGTCTCGTGATGAGAGATTATCAGAGGTGTTGAATTTAGAATTATTAAGAACATTTTCGTCCTCGACACCGATGATGTGAACATTTACAATATAGCTAGAAAGACTTCCTAGACTGACACTATATGAGGATAAATCTACCCCAGAATACTTACTATTTCTACTTACACCTGTTATTGATGTAGAATGACCCCAAGAGGAAGCTGCATCATTTCCTAACATCTGAAGAAGTGAATTATAAATACGTTTTTTCACTTCAGCCATGTTTGTAGAAACGCTGCTAATCGGTGAGAGACTTGATGCTAGGTTTTCATAGTATTGTCCTCCGCCGTTTAATCCACTATTAGAGGCAATTGATTTTATAGCATTAACATCATGACCGGTTGAGCTAGAGAATGAATTCCACTTATCTGTAGAGTATGCTGCTGCAATTTCATCTGCGAATTTGATTGCACTTTCGTTTGCAACAACCTCGGTTGTACCGAATGCTTTACGTAATTGATTAAGCAGGTCTACGGTAAAGAGTGTAATATCCTCACGTTGTGCTTGTGTAAGATTATTGACATCGCTGATAATTTCATTCTCATCTGCTGTGTTTGTTTTGTATGAGTTGTTAGAAATTAGTTGTTTTCCTAATTGTGAAAGGAGAGCACTTCCAGCAGTTGATTTTTTAGCATAGTAATTCTTTAATGCTTCAACATAGCCTTCTGGCAAAGTAATGCTGTTTGCATTTGCAATCTCACTTTCAAGACCAGCAACTACAACTTGTGCTTTCTCAACATCAGCTTGTTCTGCTTCTACTTTGGCAGCGGTATTGGTAGCTGTGCTTGTTGTGCTATCAAGAGCAGTTTTGGCTTTTGTAGCTACATTTTCAGCTGTAGTGACATCCGCTTGTGCGTTATCAATAGTGTTTTGACGTGCCACATCTGCTGCTTTAGCATTTGTTAGGTTTGTTTCAGCATTTCTTACAGCTTCTTTATCAGCGCTCACAGCACTTTGAGCTTCTTGTTGCGCTTTTACGATTTCTGCTTGTCCAGTACCATCAAGCACCGCTTGTGCTTGGTCTACAGCTGTTTGAGCATTAGCTGTTTCGCTCTTAGCTTGTTCAGCTTTTGTTTGTCCCTTATTAGTTGCTTCGGTTGCAGTTTTTAGCACTTTTTCAGCATTAGTATTAGCTGTTTCAGCTGTAGTGACTTTGGCTTGTGCTTCTTCAATTGCTTTTTGTCGAGCTTCATCAGCTGCTTTAGCACTTGTTACGTTATCCTCCGCTTGACTTACAGCTTTTTTATCTGCATTCACTGCATTTTTAGCGTTTTCTTGAGCTTTAACCACTTCAGCTTGTCCTGTGCCGTTCAGTACAGATTGAGCATTATTTACAGCTGCTTGCGCATTTTCTGTTACAGCTTTTGTTTGGTTTACGGTGGTTTCTGCATTTGCTACTACCGTTTCTTGAGCATTAACTTTGTCTTGTGCTGCACTCTGCGCCTTTTCAGCTGTAGTGACGTTATTTTCTGCGTTTGCTACAGCTACTTCAGCTGTTGTTACATTAGTTTCAGCTTTGGCGATGTTTTCAGCTGTTGCGTTATTAGCATTTTCTTGTGCTTTATCAACTGCTGACTGAGCATTGCTTACCGCTGCTTGGTCGTTATTGACTTGTGTTTGAGTATTTGACACAGCTGTTTCTTGTTGAGCTACTTCTTTATTGATAGCTTCAATTTCTGCGTTAGATTTAGCCACATCATCAGCTGTTGGTGTTGTAGAGCTTGCTACTTCTTTAGTAGTTGCTTCTGCGTTAGCAACCACCGAGGTTGATTGTTCTGTCACATCTGCGTTTGTGACTTCATCTGCGCTTACACCAACTGCTCCACTAACCAATGACAATCCTGCTACAGCACTTACTGCAACTTTTTTCTTTTTATCCATAAAAATACCTGCTTCCTTTTTATTTTTCCTTTTTGTGGTTCTTCTTTCCTTTTAGGATACTACTATTATATCACTAGTTACCTAATTCTCCAAAGCGTCTGGAAGATACTATATTACTAAGTTTCGTTTTAATATCTGCTTTTAGTTGATAAAACTGATACTATATTATTTTATGAGACATCAGAGAGAACTACGCGGTGCTTTAGTGACGTGTAGTTCACTTGCCTTTTTTATATAATTTCTCCTAACTATCTCTCAACTTATACATTAACAACAAAAAAGGAAAGCCTTGTGGCTCTCCTTTAGTAAGGCTTAGCTAAGAATTAGTTATGTCCTTTTTTCTTTTTACCAGTGTAGGCAAGACCAAGGATAGAAAGGGCTGCAACACCAAATCCTGCAACTGCAGAGGCTGTACCGTCTTTTTCACCAGTTTCAGGAAGAAGAGCTGCTTTTTGTACAGGAACGTCTTCGGCTGGTGTAGGCGTTACAGGTGTGCTTGGGGTTTCAGGTGTAGGTGTTGTTGGTGTTTCTGGAGTTGGTACTGGAGTATGAGTTACTACAGTGTTAGACTCAACAACGTAATCATTGATAACAACTTCAAATTTGTTTTCAACGTTATCACCGTAAGCGATTCGTGTAACTTGCATGTAGATAACTGGATCAAAGAGGTTATCAGCTGAAACTTTGAGAGAAGCAAGGAAATCAGGGTTGAATGAGTATGATACAGAAGTAATTGTACCATCTTCATTACGAACGACATTTTGAGTAACAAAGCGAGTGATTTCATCACCTACGTTGATGATAGTACCATCTTTAAGTTCCAGTTTTTGTTGAGCGAAGGCATAGAATACACCGTCATAGCGATCATGTGTTTCATCAAAGTCATCGTTGATAACATACTTGACAAGTCCGCCTTCGACATTTGTTGCAATAGCTGGACCATCAAGTTCGTAAGGGAACACTTGATTAAGCGCTACAACACCATTAGCAAGAGATTTGCTTGAACCTACAGCTTCTACAGCGTCTTTAAGAGCTTCAAGTTTAGGGATGTTGTTTTCTACGATATTTCCATCATATCCATTACCAAATGCGATTTGAGACACATGGTTCTTGAATGTGCCAGTGTAGTCACCAGTAATAACTGGAAGTGTAACGTAGAATGATGTACCTGTCTTAATGTACTTGTTGTAGAAGGCAGTATAGTCACCATCTTTAGGAACTACTGCTACAAAGTTACCATCCACTTTAGTCCCAGATTTAGAGAGCATAGTTTGCAATTCTGCTGGTGCTGCATCAATTGAGTTGTAGTATTTAACAGTAAGGTCAGTTTGGACAGAACCATCTGCAATGGTTACAACGGCATTATCAACATCAAGGGTAACAGTGTTATCTTCAATATCGTCAATCAAGGCAAATCCTTTAGCAATATCCGCAGCAGTTGCTGTCATACCTTTGAATTGGTCAGCGTCGTATGTTGCAGTGTAGTAAACCTTAGAATTAGGGAGAATAGTTACACCGTCAATTTGTTGACCATCTTTGTTGTAGATATGCTTAACTGGAGAGATAGTATTGTCGTTTGGAGTTGGTGTTTCAGGTTTTGGAGTTACACGTTTGTAAACGTAAGTAATTTCAGTTGTGCCTTCGGTTACTTTACCTGTTTCGTCACCAATTGTCTTAGTAGGAACAAGAGAGTATTCAATGCCATCTTCAGTCTTGATAGTCGTTGGCTTGTGGTCTGTTGTATCATAGTCAGAACCAGTTGGAACATTTTCAGAATCAACGACATCGTTTGAGATTGTTTCTCCGTCCTCGTTAATATAATGAACCACTACATTACCTTTACCTTCTTCTTGTTCGACTTCTTTATAGAAGTAATCAACGTAAGTTGTACCGTCAGTTACTTTACCTTGTTCGTTACCAACTACTTTAGAAGTAATCTTGTACAATTT is a window of Streptococcus hyointestinalis DNA encoding:
- a CDS encoding putative holin-like toxin, encoding MSVAEALQVMFAFGGFIISLLTLVIALIMLDRQK
- a CDS encoding protein-export chaperone SecB, encoding MAVIEFINYVIDKSYYCVNDAFEYSNDKLNMPVSFGAEVGIDKIEEKAYVIINLNLGDLENTDKTKVPFICNVSIRGIFSYKAKDFNADSDLKNFLGKNAVAILYPYLRSYVSTITSLGNQFPAYTLPVMNFADTIQENDLITYVGFDD
- a CDS encoding SEC10/PgrA surface exclusion domain-containing protein, which gives rise to MDKKKKVAVSAVAGLSLVSGAVGVSADEVTNADVTEQSTSVVANAEATTKEVASSTTPTADDVAKSNAEIEAINKEVAQQETAVSNTQTQVNNDQAAVSNAQSAVDKAQENANNATAENIAKAETNVTTAEVAVANAENNVTTAEKAQSAAQDKVNAQETVVANAETTVNQTKAVTENAQAAVNNAQSVLNGTGQAEVVKAQENAKNAVNADKKAVSQAEDNVTSAKAADEARQKAIEEAQAKVTTAETANTNAEKVLKTATEATNKGQTKAEQAKSETANAQTAVDQAQAVLDGTGQAEIVKAQQEAQSAVSADKEAVRNAETNLTNAKAADVARQNTIDNAQADVTTAENVATKAKTALDSTTSTATNTAAKVEAEQADVEKAQVVVAGLESEIANANSITLPEGYVEALKNYYAKKSTAGSALLSQLGKQLISNNSYKTNTADENEIISDVNNLTQAQREDITLFTVDLLNQLRKAFGTTEVVANESAIKFADEIAAAYSTDKWNSFSSSTGHDVNAIKSIASNSGLNGGGQYYENLASSLSPISSVSTNMAEVKKRIYNSLLQMLGNDAASSWGHSTSITGVSRNSKYSGVDLSSYSVSLGSLSSYIVNVHIIGVEDENVLNNSKFNTSDNLSSRDLKAELATAKSTLVTEQSQLTSATLANNQAQTALREAQTDYDNAVATLTSAQTSLAAAKATPEQTPTAQAKLDEAKAQLATDLKALASTNQALANLTADVKTKQAALTAARATLTQKQAAQEQAENELADAKSKLATAQANATTAQNNLITAKANLASLESSQELLPSAQTALANAQAKLAADLETLKQANQALANLTADVKTKQQALEAAKANLADKQESQAKAQKVLDEALVKLDTLKAELATATAYVETAKAGVATAQNNLAEAKQTLSDLKNAPALLADAKAKLAEAQAKLETSKKALEEEVAKLEALKAKQSDITAKNTKIVSAYKAYLEAQAEAQRLEKIKNDLEMIKANGGNPVPVIDENGVVTGYVDGNATKQSNIQTTGVTTTATKKTQNGASVQVPVSTNATSWASKSAAGSKQYLPSTNDGDGSVVSIAIGMMLLTLGLAGTKKRKAE